The Microbacterium luteum nucleotide sequence ATCTTCGAAGCGTCGACGATCCTCAACATGCTCTCCGCACACAAGGCAACGGTGACCGCCGTAGGAGACGGGCTGGTCGCATCGGCGGCGTCTTACATCATGGCCGGCTGTGACGAGGCCGTGATGTCTCCCGGATCCGCGATGATGATCCACTCCCCGCTGTCGATCGTGTGGGGCAACGCCGAGGACATGCGGAAGACCGCGAACCTGCTCGACACTCTCGAGCGCTCCATCGTCGAGATCTACACCGCGAAGGCGGGCGAGAAGGACTGGGCGGCGCTCCTTGCCGCGGACACGTGGCTGACGCCGACCGAAGCGGTCGAGCTCGGGCTCGCCGATCGGACGGGCATCGTCAAGGACGCCGGCCCGGTCCGCACAGCAGGCGACGAGGACGACCTGGTCATCATTCAGCTCGATCCCGACCTGGACGACTCGGCGGATGCTCGCGCGACCCGTCTCACCGGAGCCGCAGCCGTGGCTCTGATCAACAAGCTCCCGGCAACCGAGCCGGGTGAACCGAAGAAGGAGGACGTCATGGCTTATGACGAACTGAAGGCGCAGATGCGCAACCGGCTCGGTGTGAACGATGCCGACGCCTCGGACGAGACGCTGATCCAGGCGCTCGACCAGGTGCTCGAGGAGCAGGGAACGGAGCCCCAGGCTTCCGCGCTCCCCGAGGGTGTCGTCGCCATCGACAAGTCGGTGCTGGAGGAGCTGCAGGCGAAGGCGAGCCGCGGCGAGGCCGCAGCCGCCCAGCAGGACAGCGACCGACGCGACGGTCTGATCAAGGACGCCCTGCGCGCGG carries:
- a CDS encoding head maturation protease, ClpP-related, with protein sequence MTEKRDTRYWGDRTPPENKVEFFNAITTPSPTTEGATIATIRMYGPIDSWGGWWGISAADVSAVIDELPESVEQIVLRINSPGGEIFEASTILNMLSAHKATVTAVGDGLVASAASYIMAGCDEAVMSPGSAMMIHSPLSIVWGNAEDMRKTANLLDTLERSIVEIYTAKAGEKDWAALLAADTWLTPTEAVELGLADRTGIVKDAGPVRTAGDEDDLVIIQLDPDLDDSADARATRLTGAAAVALINKLPATEPGEPKKEDVMAYDELKAQMRNRLGVNDADASDETLIQALDQVLEEQGTEPQASALPEGVVAIDKSVLEELQAKASRGEAAAAQQDSDRRDGLIKDALRAGKITAASQQKWRTMLDRDEEGTKGLLADMAAGSAVNVTEKGESDGVLDADEDLYNRTIGKNKTKEEVA